In Macadamia integrifolia cultivar HAES 741 chromosome 5, SCU_Mint_v3, whole genome shotgun sequence, a single window of DNA contains:
- the LOC122079329 gene encoding polyadenylation and cleavage factor homolog 4-like isoform X4, protein MEEERFVVSSRENPRNLGFVPERGSGTGSSSNNSKVMPNDLIQKPPPPVLDRFRALLKEREEELRVSDEDDVPAPSAEDIVRLYEEVLSELTFNSKPIITELTIIAGEQREYGDGIADAICARILEDTRHSGGGSSSLQIYGQKPAIGYDEYDIDHSDVLGTQKLGSPQGAVRTSSVGGIDRLHPSKNRLTRSSSPSRIGHPRSLSPLADRFTTDTSPGRVVERASPSHFGIDSRLGRKSDGKNGDGERTDWWKRWSTDNYQQVENSSAYLSNGPDQQSPRALIDAYGNYGGKNTLTEKPLNIGRIDVNGLSIKTDKRWQNNEEEEYVWEDMSPTLADRSRSNDLMPHNPPLDSFNGRAGLGRSGAASLEHDYRMGNWPSRGQLAKDDNAEDGVSALGFGHGSMSKKPLSGPGTRNESTRIPSSHYPREPWSLPHHFPRSLQPNLDPNTRARTGQMSYPAGGMAMSAGQKLGLQIENFPDTEGQFQRFSSAMSRMGSSSPDSSNVDLVSPMMPMSTLEKHLGQKPHSPPLGQFPWPPVNVPRSHPLPLPPILPQQKQIKSPFDVMDVNKPILNQIPNKSSMLPGQQVDAFERKTHSSSKLVQWPNRQVGLISLNQKNQGEASVRQLQLVQPQDAGESFVPSAAPQVSSHLMTQSLNQGQIPQGHGPVMSSILSNPMPGVSSSVTIPSIYNNSFHLQGGSLPPLPPGPPPTSSQMGPMPQNVGPIGMQAPTGSPFSGLISSLMAQGLISLTTSASVEDSVGVDFNPDLLKVRHESAIKALYADLPRQCTTCGVRFKCQEEHSSHMDWHVTKNRISKNRKQKPSRKWFVSTSVWLSGAEALGTDAVPGFLPTEAVVEKRVDEEMAVPADENQNVCELCGEPFDDFYSDETEEWMYKGAVYLNAPDGSTAGMDRSQLGPIVHAKCRSESTVASPEDFVLDEGDKEGNQRKKMRS, encoded by the exons ATGGAAGAAGAGAGGTTCGTCGTCTCCTCCAGAGAGAACCCTAGAAATTTAGGGTTTGTACCAGAACGTGGTTCGGGCACCGGCAGCAGTAGCAATAATAGCAAGGTCATGCCCAATGACCTCATCCAGAAGCCTCCTCCCCCAGTTCTGGATCGGTTTAGGGCTCTTTTGAAGGAGAGGGAAGAGGAGTTGAGGGTCTCTGACGAGGACGATGTTCCAGCGCCGAGTGCTGAAGACATTGTTCGACTTTACGAAGAGGTTTTGTCGGAGCTTACGTTCAATTCGAAGCCTATCATAACCGAGCTAACGATAATCGCCGGAGAGCAGAGGGAGTACGGCGATGGAATTGCTGATGCAATTTGCGCCCGGATTCTCGAG GATACTCGACATTCAGGAGGGGGTTCATCAAGTCTACAGATATATGGACAGAAGCCTGCCATTGGGTATGATGAATATGATATTGATCATTCAGATGTCCTGGGAACCCAGAAATTAGGATCTCCTCAGGGTGCTGTTCGTACATCATCTGTTGGTGGGATAGACAGACTACACCCTTCAAAAAATAGACTTACAAGGTCCTCTTCTCCTTCAAGAATTGGGCATCCTAGATCCTtatcgccattggctgataggttCACAACTGATACTTCACCAGGAAGGGTTGTTGAAAGGGCTTCTCCATCTCATTTTGGAATTGATTCCAGGCTTGGCAGAAAGAGTGATGGGAAGAATGGGGATGGGGAGAGGACTGACTGGTGGAAACGTTGGTCTACTGACAATTATCAGCAGGTAGAAAATTCTAGTGCATACCTCAGTAATGGACCTGATCAGCAAAGTCCAAGAGCTCTAATTGATGCTTATGGAAATTACGGAGGGAAAAATACACTGACTGAGAAGCCTCTGAACATTGGCCGGATTGATGTAAATGGTCTAAGCATTAAAACGGATAAAAGATGGCagaataatgaagaagaagagtatgtTTGGGAAGATATGAGCCCAACTTTAGCAGACCGTAGTAGGAGTAATGATCTGATGCCACATAATCCTCCTCTAGATAGCTTCAACGGAAGAGCTGGTTTAGGAAGATCAGGTGCTGCAAGCTTGGAACATGATTACAGAATGGGTAATTGGCCTAGTCGGGGTCAGCTAGCAAAGGATGACAATGCTGAAGATGGAGTTTCTGCCCTTGGT TTTGGACATGGATCCATGAGTAAGAAGCCTCTGAGTGGTCCAGGAACTCGAAATGAATCCACTCGGATTCCAAGTTCTCACTATCCTCGGGAGCCTTGGAGTTTACCTCATCACTTCCCTCGGTCCTTACAACCAAACCTGGACCCAAACACAAGAGCAAGAACTGGTCAGATGTCGTACCCAGCAGGTGGAATGGCTATGTCAGCTGGTCAGAAACTGGGACTTCAGATTGAAAATTTTCCAGATACTGAGGGACAATTTCAAAGATTCTCTAGTGCAATGTCAAGAATGGGTTCTTCGAGCCCAGATTCTTCGAACGTGGATCTTGTGTCACCTATGATGCCAATGTCAACGCTGGAAAAGCATCTGGGACAAAAGCCTCATTCGCCTCCCCTGGGACAATTTCCTTGGCCTCCAGTTAATGTGCCTAGATCTCATCCACTTCCTTTGCCCCCTATTCTTCCACAACAGAAGCAAATTAAGAGTCCATTTGATGTAATGGATGTTAACAAGCCAATCCTGAATCAAATTCCAAACAAATCTTCCATGTTGCCTGGGCAGCAGGTGGATGCTTTTGAAAGGAAAACACATAGTTCAAGCAAGCTGGTGCAATGGCCCAATCGGCAGGTTGGATTGATTTCATTGAATCAGAAAAACCAGGGAGAAGCTTCAGTGCGACAGCTGCAATTAGTTCAGCCTCAGGATGCTGGGGAAAGTTTTGTTCCCTCTGCTGCTCCTCAGGTCTCATCTCATTTAATGACACAATCCTTGAATCAGGGACAAATTCCACAAGGGCATGGCCCCGTTATGAGTTCAATTTTGTCCAATCCAATGCCTGGGGTTTCTTCCTCTGTAACTATACCTAGTATATACAATAACTCATTCCATTTGCAGGGTGGATCCTTGCCTCCTTTACCTCCTGGTCCTCCTCCTACCTCATCACAAATGGGACCCATGCCTCAAAATGTGGGCCCTATTGGAATGCAGGCACCAACTGGAAGTCCATTCTCTGGTCTCATTAGTTCTCTCATGGCTCAGGGTTTGATTTCATTGACAACTTCGGCTTCAGTGGAG GATTCTGTTGGAGTTGACTTCAATCCGGATCTTCTCAAGGTTCGGCATGAATCTGCGATAAAGGCTTTATATGCTGATCTTCCAAGACAGTGCACAACATGTGGTGTGCGTTTCAAATGTCAAGAGGAACACAGTAGTCACATGGATTGGCATGTGACCAAGAATCGGATATCTAAAAACCGTAAGCAGAAACCCTCTCGCAAGTGGTTTGTGAGTACTAGTGTGTGGCTCAGTGGTGCAGAGGCATTGGGAACTGATGCAGTTCCTGGGTTTTTGCCTACTGAAGCTGTTGTGGAAAAAAGGGTTGATGAAGAAATGGCTGTTCCTGCTGATGAGAATCAGAATGTGTGTGAATTGTGCGGGGAGCCTTTTGACGACTTTTATAGCGACGAGACTGAGGAATGGATGTATAAAGGGGCTGTCTATTTAAATGCACCTGATGGATCAACAGCAGGCATGGATAGATCTCAGCTGGGTCCAATTGTTCATGCAAAGTGCAGATCAGAGTCTACAGTAGCTTCCCCTGAAGATTTTGTACTAGATGAAGGG GATAAAGAGGGtaatcaaagaaaaaagatgCGGAGTTAG